The following proteins are co-located in the Rattus norvegicus strain BN/NHsdMcwi chromosome X, GRCr8, whole genome shotgun sequence genome:
- the Trpc5os gene encoding putative uncharacterized protein TRPC5OS gives MESVSIPALVAGLIDCVAQLIRIAEELLQFISQEQAPSVQPNPRAEEAEAVALPPEEDSLPDLADLSDLESILSVKEDEDLILDMDEAMIDINEIYEDILPAIKDDTESE, from the coding sequence ATGGAATCTGTGTCAATCCCTGCGCTCGTTGCTGGACTTATTGATTGTGTAGCCCAGCTAATAAGAATAGCTGAGGAACTATTACAGTTCATCTCGCAGGAGCAAGCTCCTTCTGTGCAGCCGAATCCTAGAgcagaagaggcagaagcagtcgCACTTCCTCCTGAGGAAGATTCCCTACCGGATCTTGCGGATCTTTCCGACTTAGAATCCATCCTTTCAGTAAAAGAAGATGAAGACCTCATCCTTGACATGGATGAAGCTATGATAGATATCAACGAGATATATGAGGATATACTTCCTGCGATAAAGGATGATACAGAAAGTGAGTGA